ACCACGCCCACCCGGCGGCCGCCCTCGTCCACCGGCAGGCAGTCGCGCCCCTGCGCAAGCATGGCCGCCAGCGCGTCCTGCAGCGACGTGTCGATATCCAGCGGGTCACCGTCCACGGACTCACTGCCGCGCAGCACCTCGCGCACCGAACGCACGGCCAGCTCACGCAGGCGCACCCGCACGCCGCCGACGAACGTGCGCACGCGCTCGTCCGCCGGCTCGCGGATCAATTGCAACGGCGTGCCGACCTGGGCGAGCCTGCCCTCCAGCATCAGGCCGATCCGGTCGCCGAGGCCGAACGCCTCGTCCATGTCGTGCGTCACGAACAGCAACGTGGTGCCGCTGTCGCGCTGTATCGCCTTGAGACTGCGTTGCAGGGATTCGCGCGTGAGCGGATCGAGTGCGCCGAACGGCTCGTCCATCAACACGACGGGGGGGCGCGCGGCCAGGGCACGTGCCACGCCGACACGCTGCTGCTGCCCACCGGAAAGCGTATCGGGATAACGATCGATCATGCCGGGTTCGTCCAGGTGCAGCAGGTCGATCAGTTCGCCGACGCGCGCACGTATGTCGGCATCGCTCCAACCGAGCAGACGCGGCACGGTGGCGATGTTTTCGCCCACGGTGCGATGGGGAAACAGGCCGACCGACTGGATGGCGTATCCGATGCCCCGGCGCAGCGTCTCGGCATCGACCGTCGTCACATCCTTGCCGTCCACGCGCACCGTGCCGTTGTCTACGTGTTCCAGCCGGTTGACCATGCGCAGCAGCGTGGACTTGCCCGAACCCGATGGCCCGACCAGGACGAAGAACTCGCCCGCCTCGATATGCAGCGAGAGATCGTCGATGACGACCTGCGTACCGTACGACGTGCGAACGTGCTCGAACTCGATCATGCGGGGCGCTCCGTCAGCACGAGCAACGATTGGAAGAAAAGATCGACCGCCAGCGCCAATGCGATGATGGTAAGCGTACCCAGCAGCACCATGTCCGTCGCACCCTGGCCGATGCCGAGGAAAACGAACCGACCCAGCCCACCCGCGCCGATCAGGGCGGCAACCGCCGCCAGCCCCACGGTCTGCACCGCCACGATGCGCAAGCCGGCCAGCAGCACGGGCCAGCCCAGCGGCAATTGCACGCGCAGCAGCACCTGACGCCGGGTCATGCCCAGGCCGCGCGCCGCCTCGCGCGTGTCCGCCGCCGTGGCATCCAGCCCGGCCACGGTGTAGCGGACCACCGGCAACAGCGCATACAGCACCAGCGCGAACACCGCCGGTGCGGCCCCCGTGCCACCGAAACCCAGCGCACCCAGCGCGGGCCACCTGCCGGCCAGCCACGCGAACGGCCCGATCAACAAGGCGAACAAGGCCAGTGAGGGCACCGTCTGCAGGAACGCCAGCACGCCGACCAGCGCCCCGTCGGTACGCCGCGTTCGCCATGCCCACCAGCCCAGCGGCGCACCGATCGGCAGCGCTATCGCCAGCGTGGCGGCCGCGAGCAGCACATGCGTCAGCAGGGCCTCGGCGAACGGCGCGCGTTGCGCCGCGTATTCGCGCAGCAACGCCAGGCTATCGAACGTCCCGGTCATCGCCATCCCGGCCATTGCCATCGGCACGCCGACCCACGCAAGCACTCGCACCGGCCGGGACATCGCGGCCAGCCGGTGCAGCAACAGCAAAGCCGCCGCGAGCCACATCACCCAGAACCCGGTACCCAGTTGGATACGCGTGCCAGTCGCGGCGCCCTCCAGCAGGGCCCGCGCGTCCATGCCGGCAAGCAGCGGCAAGCCGACCACGCCGGCCCACGCCAATACCGCAGTGATGAACGTGCGCCCCGGCACACGCACCGTGCCCACCGCGCCCGCCAGCAGCCATACCGCCGCGAGCGCCCACACGTGCGGACTGACCGCGGGACCGCTGAGGAGGCGGTTCGGCGCCACATGCAGGAAGTCGGCGAACACCGCGGCAAGCGCTCCCGCTCCCGCTAGCACGATCACCGGCAACGCCGCACCCCGCACCGTCACAACAGGCCCTGCGTGCGCAGGTAATCCGCCGCCACGGCCGATGCCTGCTCGCCATCGATCTGCGTGCGCGCGTTGAGCCGGCGCAACACCTCCACGGTCAGCGGCCTGAATGCGGCTTCCAGGGACGTTCGCATGGTGGGATAGCGCCGTAGCGTGGCATCGCGCACCACAGCGGCTGGTTGATAGACCATTTCCACATGCTTGGGATCGTCGAGCACGACCAGTCCCGTGACGGCCAGTGCGCCGTCGGTGGAATAGACCATGCTGGCATTGACGCCTGAGGTTCCTTCGGCCGCGGCCTTGATCGTGGCGGACGTGTCGCCGCCGGCCAGTACCAGCAACTGGTCGCCACGCAGCGTGAACCCGTAGGCCGACTGGAACGCCGGGAGTGCCGCGTCGCTTTCCACGAACTCGGCCGATCCGGCAAGGTAGACATCGCCACCCGCACGCACCCAGCGCGAGAAGTCGTCGAGCGTGCGCAGCCGCTGGGTGCGGGCGAGGTCGGCGCGCACGCCGATCGCCCAATGATTGTCGGCCGGCGCGGGGCGCAGCCAGACCAGCTGATTCGCCGCCGCATCCATCGATGCGGCGAGGGCCCACGCCTGCGCCGCGTCACGAAAGGCCGGGTCGCTTTCCCGATGGAAGAAGAAAGCGGCGTTGCCGGTGTATTCCGGATAGACGTCAAGATCGCCGTTGAGCAGCGCCCGGCGCACGACCGACGTGGGGCCCAGCTGCGTGCGATCGACCACCGGAATCCCCGCATGGCGGAGTACCTGAAGCACGATCTGGCCAAGCACCGCGCCTTCGTTGTCCGCCTTGGAGCCCACTCGCACGGGCGGCTGCGCCTGGGCTTGCGCCTGCATCGCGAAAACAGCCGCGAAGGCCATCCCGCCCCACAGCAACGGCGACAGCCACAGGCGGCGGCAAAGACGCACGCTCAGCGCCCCAGCACGTCGACGAAGCCGCGCTTGAGTGCATCGTCGATCGGCGTCGCCGCCACGCTCGCCGGCAGCGCCACGTAGCGGGACTCGAACGCGGCCACCGCGGCCATGAAGCGATCGCCACGCCCGGCGTCATCACCCTGCTCCACCGCATAGGCGAGTACGCGAGACGCCTGGCTGGCAAGGTCCACCTCGTCGGGCAGCGCGGAGATGTCGCCCCATACCTGCTTGAGGTAGAGCACCGCATCGGCCGCACGCCGCATGCGTCGCAGCAGGCCCGACGTCGGCACATGCGCAGGACGGACATGCGCGATGACCTCGTGCGCCTCGTCCATGCTCACCGGGCCGAGATCGATCCGGATGCACAACCATGCCGTGTCGAACAACCACGTGCCCTGCTTCGGCTGCGCGCTGTACGGCAGCACGCGCCCGTCCACTTCCACGCTGTCCGGCATGCCCGCATCGAGGAACTGCACGATGTACGAGCGAACCGGATGCTTGCCTGGGAAGTCGCCTTCGCTGCGGGCGATGTGCAACCGGTGCGACGTGGCATCCTTGCGGCTTTGCACGCGGATACGCGAGCACTCGCCACGCCGGTAGCCTTGGCTCTCGCCATCGTCGTCGTAAAGTTCGGCGTGACCCTCGGCGCCCGGAAACACCTGCAGGATCAGCTCGTCCGGCACATTGGCCAGGTCGCGCATGCCTTCCGGGTAAAGCGGAACGACGCTGCCTTGACGCACGAACACCGGCGTTTCCTCCAGGGTGTAGCACTGCGCCAGTACGCGGCCACCCTCGAACACGTCGGCACCATCGCGGCTGTACCAACGACCGGGCGGCAGCCAGACCGGAAACGGCGCGGTGCCGTCGGCGCCCACGGGCACCGTCAC
This DNA window, taken from Luteibacter sp. 9135, encodes the following:
- a CDS encoding ABC transporter permease yields the protein MTVRGAALPVIVLAGAGALAAVFADFLHVAPNRLLSGPAVSPHVWALAAVWLLAGAVGTVRVPGRTFITAVLAWAGVVGLPLLAGMDARALLEGAATGTRIQLGTGFWVMWLAAALLLLHRLAAMSRPVRVLAWVGVPMAMAGMAMTGTFDSLALLREYAAQRAPFAEALLTHVLLAAATLAIALPIGAPLGWWAWRTRRTDGALVGVLAFLQTVPSLALFALLIGPFAWLAGRWPALGALGFGGTGAAPAVFALVLYALLPVVRYTVAGLDATAADTREAARGLGMTRRQVLLRVQLPLGWPVLLAGLRIVAVQTVGLAAVAALIGAGGLGRFVFLGIGQGATDMVLLGTLTIIALALAVDLFFQSLLVLTERPA
- a CDS encoding ABC transporter ATP-binding protein yields the protein MIEFEHVRTSYGTQVVIDDLSLHIEAGEFFVLVGPSGSGKSTLLRMVNRLEHVDNGTVRVDGKDVTTVDAETLRRGIGYAIQSVGLFPHRTVGENIATVPRLLGWSDADIRARVGELIDLLHLDEPGMIDRYPDTLSGGQQQRVGVARALAARPPVVLMDEPFGALDPLTRESLQRSLKAIQRDSGTTLLFVTHDMDEAFGLGDRIGLMLEGRLAQVGTPLQLIREPADERVRTFVGGVRVRLRELAVRSVREVLRGSESVDGDPLDIDTSLQDALAAMLAQGRDCLPVDEGGRRVGVVRLGDLVARPA
- a CDS encoding glycine betaine ABC transporter substrate-binding protein, with the protein product MRLCRRLWLSPLLWGGMAFAAVFAMQAQAQAQPPVRVGSKADNEGAVLGQIVLQVLRHAGIPVVDRTQLGPTSVVRRALLNGDLDVYPEYTGNAAFFFHRESDPAFRDAAQAWALAASMDAAANQLVWLRPAPADNHWAIGVRADLARTQRLRTLDDFSRWVRAGGDVYLAGSAEFVESDAALPAFQSAYGFTLRGDQLLVLAGGDTSATIKAAAEGTSGVNASMVYSTDGALAVTGLVVLDDPKHVEMVYQPAAVVRDATLRRYPTMRTSLEAAFRPLTVEVLRRLNARTQIDGEQASAVAADYLRTQGLL